TGTACTCCCTACATATATGCCATTCcctgttgggcacatacccagcAGGAATTACTGTTAGAAATTAGGTGAGGCTAGCTCCCTGAGTAGGGTCTTCTAGCTCGCatagacagagaagcagacattattttttattgatacagatttatcatttcttgttctattttgtgttgatatagtaAACAACTTATTATTACTACTTTCGATATAACTTTTCATCCTTTTGACAACATCAATAATATCAACTATACTTTCCGAAGAATGTGTAAACATAGCTTCCTTAATCTctcttaataagggagatttctaATTCCTGAGATCAACTTTGTCATTCTTCTCTTTATGGGTTCAAGTTAAATTATGTCCAGTAtattgtatgttgaccaaactgaactgcataatctaaataggtcctTACAAGAGCAAGATAAAGGCAGAGGATAACATTACTAAATGCTACACCGTATATTTCTGTGTGAGAAAATGAGCACCATTACTCTACCTAAACCAGAAGCCAACACCACAATGATCACAGGagttaggtcaaaatattgacaagttttaagttataaaatataacaaaattcaggaggcagactttggaattttatttgttttagtgatctcaaaaatgtatttctggcccaatgtttaacactaacatcttgttttaataacgttaaattgttcttccagatgacagaaatctgaagagtataaagacagaagaaattaactagttaaagaacaaattgaaaataacaaataaagctggaaccgaatattgcattaacatgtgaacacattttgtaaaatttggtttatttggaAATCACTTATATTTTTGGTCAATTAAGTGACTGTATTATGGTTAATGCAGTCGGATCATCACCGATTAGATCCGAGTTTGATTCCCTGGCAGTGTGAGATGCTCAGCCTCCTGatatctctgttcacctagcagtaaacattaacctggaaattagtcaactgttgagggatgcatcctgaggaaggtctgtcgttggcttaggaaggcctacacaagcctaacaagctgcccgtctccgacagtgagaaacaatgttatgtttttaaacataatataataacaaaaccaGCGTGGGACATTTACTGCTTGTGTGAAACTTGACAACAGTTGTGTGAGGTGAAAATCATACGGCCCAATATGGCGGCCTCGAGTCCTGTTATCCAACCGGAAGATGTGAACAGACTGCGGTATGGACTGGCTGTGACTAAGGCAGGACGAGACGCGCTAGCAAGTGTGTTTATGTGGTCGTACCGGGGCACCTTCCCAGTAGTGACTTACCTCACTCAGGACATGGGGACCACCAATGCTCAGTACAGGCGTGTCTTCGATGATCACCAGAGGGATAAACTCGAAGCTTCCTCTGACGCGGCTACTTTTGACATCACCCTGTTGTATAAACTCCTGCaacgtgtgtgtggtctggctgagatgaatgaccccacgtggaccactccagggcctcggggaccatcacttgaacacCTCATTTACAAGCTGAAGAAACACCGAAACACGTTGGCCCATGATAATGTGGAAATGTCAGTGCAAGATCTTACGTCAACACTGACGGAGCTCAGTGGCTTATTGGCTAAGATGCTGGCTGAGGCTGGCGTCCGGTGTGGGACAAACAGCCAGGATGTGGACCACTTGACCAGAGATGTCACCAAGTATATTGGTGGTCTGCTAGCGAAGGTCAGAGAGCCGCTGGATCCCTCAGATGTGGCGTACTTGCCTCAGCTCCGCCAGGAGATTAAGATGTTCAGAAGCCACATCACAGAAGAGGTTAAGCAGATGAGCAAGCAGGAGCTAACTGACGGGTATAAACTGTTGTACCAGATTGTTCCCGCACCCTGGCTCCTCCTCAACATTAACTACAACCCAAGTCTTGCTTTTACACGACTACGACTCCTTGAAGATCCCGTCATAGGGGCAAGACCCTCCCATGCAGCCAAGGGTCAGGATAGCACAAGACCCTCCAACGCTGCCAAGGGTCAGGATATAAACTATGAAGACATTTTGAGTATGAGACGAGAGGATGGAAGAGTCCTTCAATGTGTCCTCCTGACGGGGGAAGGTGGTATGGGCAAGACAACTttactcaagctcatcctcgagaaGTGGGCAGAAGACCCTGCTGCCATACGTCACAAGGGCACTGTGAACCTCGTTTTCTATGTACAGTGCAGGGACATACATCTTAATACCTTCGATGATCTCCTCCACCAGTTGCTGCAACAAACACTTAGTGATTCTGGTGCCGACTTCCAGCTGTTTAAGGAGATAATCTTGAGCTTAAATATATTAGTCCTGATTGACGGCTACGACGAGGTCAACGACCATTCAGGAAGGCTGGTGAAGGAGCTGTTGCACCTGCCTGGCAAGGATGTGAGGTTGGTGATAACCACACGGCCGGGGTGGGACCAACAACTGTCACAGCTCgtcccacacaccagacctcgctgcaacatcctcgtcttgggcatcactccagaacgtcgcgtggagttcgccgagagaaccatcaaggtgctggtggaggaagagtgccaacggagtgtcatcacagggaggtttacccagcggctggagcagatgagtcagttcctgggtgagtacctcaacactccactcaccttgaccttgttggcgctgctgtgtgtcgaggctccaaaagaatttaacaacctcacaacaaacACTCAAGTCTACGAGAAGATTCATGACTTCATAACCAGTAAACTGGTGTCCAGACTCACAGACAAACATGTGGCTAACCCCAAAGGAAAATGTGACCAGTTTCTGTTGTTCTTTGAAGAGATTAGtttaagagggatccagaggcaggagtacgacctttggccggagacggaagcggagattagggagaagtgtgacactctgggactgccgcaggaggaggtcttgtccaactatttctcaagaaccagctaccgtcggggcctcagtgtggtgtgggtgtttggctattttcacgccaggtaccaggagtattgTGCCAGTAGGAGGCTGGTCGATCTCTTGTTGAAGGCTGAGCAAGACCGAGGTGATCCAGCATCACACCGTGTGTCAGGGGAAAGCTCTATAATCATTGACCTCTTGGAGGATGTTGTACGTAAGGAAAAACGCTCCTTGGGAGATCACCTGAGAAGGTCAAAGTTTGATATTAGCgacgtggaggaagagcttgtggAGTGCCCCAGATGGGAGAACATTTTAGTCAGCACTACCGGGGTGCTGTGTGCCCGGGGATTAGAGCACAAGTTCATTACTCACATAATTGACCTGTGCAAGATGGTTACATATACGACTGACGAGCTGTTGAAGCATGTAGCAGAGTCCCGCGGGAGTGAGCACGTCATCCAAGCCGTGTGTGAGAAGCAGCGTACAGAACACAGGTGGACAATATTTAGTGTTGACTCGTGTGTTGTCCTGCCGCTTGTTCTTAAGAAGGAGACACCTAAGAACATTTACCTAAACATATACGATCCATCCCAACTAAAGTGGGATGGATCAGACAACTTTGCACTGTCTGTGCTGGCAAAAATGAAGGTAACCATAACCTTAGATCTTTACTATAGTTTAGACAGCAAAGAGACAAGTGATATAACAAAACAATGTTTGGAGAGGCTGACAGCCCCCGGCAGTAAGTGTACCTTAGAGGAGTTTGATGGTCGCTTGTCTGAGGCAGCCatacccctcctgcctcacaccctcAAGAGCCTCAccctgtacctcacactacaccaactgcccgtcctcatccgtcacctgcctcaccttcctcacctgcagaatcttggtaaatattcatattttccaccataatttttagggttatttattaataccaaaattacgcaaagggcttcattcgtcatgtttaatatagtaattcagatttacattgtttacatatatgtttacaaccttatagacgaaagattccttatattgtttacaaacataatcaccttaagggagacaaacaccttatatagtttacaaatatagtcaccttaagggtgacaaacaccttatattgtttacaaacataaCACCATAAGggagacaaacaccttatataGTTTACAAATATATTCATCCTATGGACGACAAACAcctgatattgtttacaaatatagtcaccttaagggtgacaaacaccttatattgtttacaaatatagtcaccttaagggtgacaaacaccttatattgtttacaaacataaCACCATAAGggagacaaacaccttatatagtttacaaatatattcatcttatggacgacaaacacctgatattgtttacaaatatagtcaccttaagggtgacaaacaccttatattgtttacaaatatagtcaccttaagggtgacaaacaccttatattgtttacaaatatagtcaccttaagggtgacaaaccttctactttgattacaaatatagacttattaagggcgactattccatgaataataaattttcgaaacattccgctgctgtatatattcttgttcataaataatttcatgaagtatttagcgacgccaaacttttggttcagatgacttaccactttgactttgactcgtggtacagatctcctttcactgtgacctaattcctgttcaagatgacctttcactgtgacctaattcctgttcaggatgacctttcactgtgacctaattcctgttcaagatgacctttcacagtgacctaattcctgttcaagatgacctttcactgtgacctaattcctgtttaagatgacctttcactgtgacctaattcctgttcaagatgacctttcactgtgacctaattcctgttcaagatgacctctcactgtgacctaattcctgtccaagatgacctttcactgtgacctaattcctgtttaagatgacctttcactgtgacctaattcctgtccaagatgacctttcactgtgacctaattcctgtttaagatgacctttcactgtgacctaattcctgtccaagatgacctttcactgtgacctaattcctgtttaagatgacctttcactgtgacctaattcctgtttaagatgacctttcactgtgacctaattcctgtttaagatgacctttcactgtgaccttgatCCCTTGGTTAATTAGACCTTCTGTAACTTTGATAATTAATTCAGGTGACCCATCTATCCCTGTGACCTTGATACTTGgtccagatgacctttcactgtgaccttgacttagtttatatgaccttctaatgagaccttgaccattgataaagatgaccatgactgtgaccttgaccatgacacagatgaccttgaccattgatacagataaacttgacaattgatacaggtaaccttgactgtgaccttgacaattgatacagatgaccttgactgtgatcattgatacagatgaccttgaccgtgGCTTTTAAAAGCTATTAATACATAGTTTAGATGCTATTAATGCTGTCCAAAATACGGACTTGTCATCAGGTAATAAACCCAGCAGTAAGGTGAGTGGATGGCTCAGTATGTCTTCTTGTTATATCTTAGAACATACCAGTAACGACAGTGACTGTATCTCAGTGTATGTCTTCAGTCATTATCCTGgaagccacgggctacgtggacccggacaccctggacgccacgggctacgtggacccggacaccctggacgccacgggctacgtggacccggacaccctggacgccacgggctacgtggacccggacaccctggacgccacgggctacgtggacccggacaccctggacgccacgggctacgtgaacccggacaccctggacgccacgggctacgtggacccggacaccctgggcgccacgggctacgtggacccggacaccctggacgccacgagctacgtgaacccggacaccctggacgccacgggctacgtggacccggacaccctgggcgccacgggctacgtggacccggacaccctggacactCTGCCGTACCAGGGAAGGACGCTCCGCCTGTTCATCAACTGGGACCTCACTGATGACGACCCCGCCATAGActggtgctgccacctggtggCTCAGCTGTGTCCTCCCTCAAGAGGACGGTATAGTGACCTGCACTTCCGTCACACGCGTTTCACCAGTACGTATTGACGACATTTTAACACGTGAATATCTGTAACTCAGTTGTTTAATTCACAGTGCTTTCAGTGGTTTCAAAAATATTTTTACATTAAAAGTCATAAATTAGAGAACTTATAAGGCTTCTTGAGTAACTTTGAGCACCGTTTAGCGACCAAGAATATTCATTAAGCAAGCTTCACTGCTTATAAGATAACACTGATCAATATTTAGCCCAACATTGTCTTGCTTAATACAAGCTAGATTTACTTGATATAAGTTTTCTTTGGCATGAGTGTGTGACatagacaggtgtgggtggggagagtagccaggtgtgggctttagtgctccctctcatgtgcaggtgtgggtcgggagagtagccaggtgtgggctttagtgttccctctcatgtgcaggtgtggggagggagagtagccaggtgtgggcttccatgtttcctctcatctacaggtgtaggtcgggagagtagccaggtgtgggcttccgtgttccttcccatctgcaggtgtggggagggagagtagCAAGTGTAGGCATCAGTGTCCCCCTCTCATGTGCAAGTGTGGGGTGGAGAGTTACCAGGTGTATGCTCCAGTTTTCCCTCTCATCTTCAGGTGTGAGTGGGGAAAGTAGTCAGGTGTGAAGAAGACAGGTGTTGGTTTACTGTTCCGTCTCATCTACAAGTGGGCGCTGGCAGTGGTCCCAGCTGTAGaattcagtatttactgtgaGATGCAGGTTTGGATGAGGAGAATATGCTGGGGTGGCGTTTcttctgcaggtgtgggtggggagagtagccaggtgtgacaacgtttgttttcatgtattagctacgttattgtgtggttgtgaataagttgccacaacttactgcacaactttggctaaacaattttgagaccgtgtcgcaaccttaaatgttgcataaaaatcgttttcctgattgatggaatatatataaaaaaattagaaatatattaaaaacatatttttacatatactagaaataaaactgaagcataataaaagttaggttaaaaatattttattcattactttcacttaatggagaatccatggtagtggtggtggaattgttgctgggttgtggttggtggctgtggtggtaggttgtggttggtggcagtggtgggtgatgtttattgttggtggtagtggttggttctagtggtggttaatagttgtggttggtggtagtggtggttgattgctGTGGTTGGTAATTGTGGTGGCTGATGGTTGTGATTAGTGATAGTAATGGTTATTGTTAATGGTGGTTGAGGTTGTGGTGGTTTATGGTATCtggctctgctccactaccctcctcctcctctgcaccactactctccttctcttcctctgcactactaccctccttaccctctgcgccactaccctcctcctcctcctcctctacaccactaccctcctcctctgcaccactaccctcctcctcctctgcacaactaccctcctcctcttctgcaccactaccctcctcctcctctgcaccactaccctcctcctcctctgcaccacaaccctcatcCTTCTCAGCACCACTACTCTACTTCtcttctacaacactaccctcctcctctgcagcactaccctgctcctcctcctcctctgcaccactaccctcctcctcctctgcaccactaccctcctcctcctctgcaccactaccctcctgctcctctgcacaactaccctcctcctactctgcaccactaccctccccctcctctgcgcctctacccttcccctcctcctctgcaccacacccttctcctcctcggcaccactaccctcctcctcctctgcaccactaccctcctcctcctcctctgcaccactaccctccccctcctctgcaccactacccttctcctcctctgcactactaccctcctcctcctcttcaccactaccctcatcctcctctgcaccactaccctcttcctcctctgaaccactaccctcctcctccactgcactactacactccccctcctcctctgcagcactaccctcctcctcttcctcctctgcaatactactctcctcctcttctgcaccactaccctcctcctcctcctcctcctctacaccactaccctcctcctctgcaccactaccctcctcctcttcctcctctgcactactaccctccttaccctctgcgccactaccctcctcctcctcttcctcctctacaccactaccctcctcctctgcaccactaccctcctcctcctctgcacaactaccctcctcctcctctgcaccactaccctcctcctcctctgcaccactatcctcctccacctctgcaccactaccctcctcgacttctgcatcactaccctcctcctctgctccactacactcctcgtcctctacaccactacctcctcctctgcaccattaccctcctcctctgcaccactaccctcctcctccttctcctctgcaccactaccctcctcctcctttacaccaccaccttcctcccgtcctcctctgcaacactaccctccttctctgcaccactaccctcctcctctgcaccactaccctcctcctctgcaccactaccctcctcctcctcggcaccacaacaatactcctctgcatcactaccctccccgtcctctgcaccacaactctcctcctctgcaccactaccctcctcctcctcctctgcaccactagcctcctcctactctgcaccactaccctcctctgcaccactaccctcctcctcctctgcaacagtagcctcctcctactctgcaccactaccctcctcctctgcaccactaccctcctcctcctctgcaccactaccctcctcctcctcctctgcaccactaccctccttctctgcaccactaccctcctcctcctccttttctgcaccactaccctcatcctcctctgaactactaccctcttcctctgcaccactaccctcctcctcctcctctgcaccactaccctcctcctcctctgcaccactaccctcctccttctctgcactactaccctcctcctcctccttttctgcaccactaccctcatcctcctctgaactactaccctcttcctctgcaccactaccctcctcctcctcctctgcaccactaccctcctcttcctctgcaccactaccctcctcctcctcctctgcaccactaccctcctcctcctctgcacccctaccctctccctcctcctttgcattactaccctcctcctcctctgcaccactaccctcctcctactctgcacctctaccctcctcctcctctacaccactaccctcatcctcctctgcacaactgccctcctcctcctccgctgcaccactacccttatcctcctctgcaccactaccctcctcctcctctacaccactaccctcctaatctgcaccactaccctcctactcctctgcaccactaccctcctcctctgcaccactaccttcctcctactctgcaccactaacctcttcctcctctgcaccactaccctccttctcttcctctgcaccactaacctcgtcctctgcaccactaccctcatcctcctctgcaccactaccctcctcctcctctgcaccactaccctcctcctcctctgcaccaataccctcctccacttctgcaccactaccctccccctcctcctcttccatactaccctcctcctcctcctctgcgccactaccctccccctgctcctctgcaccactaccctaatcctcctccgcaccactaccctcctcctcctccgcaccactaccctcctactcctccgtaccattaccctcctcttctgcaccattaccctcctcctcctctgcaccactaccctcctcctcctctgcaccactaccctcctcctcctctgcaccactatcctcctcctctgcaccaataccctcctcctcctttgcaccactaccctcctcctcctctgcaccactacccccctcctctgcatcgctaccctcttcctctgcaccactaacctccccctcctctgcgccactatcctcctcctctgcaccactaccctcctcctcctcctctgcaccactaccctcctcctcctctgcaccactttcctcctcctctgcaccaacaccctcctcctcctctgcgccactatcctcctcttctgcaccactaccctcctcctcctctgcaccactaccctcctcctcctctgcaccactaccctccccctcctcctctgcgccactaccctccccctcctcctttgcaccactacccccctcctcctctgcaccactaccctaatcctcctccgcacccctaccctcctcctcctccgcaccactaccctcctactcctccgcaccactaccctcctcctcctctgcaccactaccctcctcttctgcaccattaccctcatcctcctttgcaccactaccctcctcctctgcaccactacccccctcctctgcatcgctaccctcttcctctgcaccactaacctccccctcctctgcgccactaccctacccctccttctcctctgca
This window of the Procambarus clarkii isolate CNS0578487 chromosome 46, FALCON_Pclarkii_2.0, whole genome shotgun sequence genome carries:
- the LOC138350615 gene encoding uncharacterized protein, coding for MAASSPVIQPEDVNRLRYGLAVTKAGRDALASVFMWSYRGTFPVVTYLTQDMGTTNAQYRRVFDDHQRDKLEASSDAATFDITLLYKLLQRVCGLAEMNDPTWTTPGPRGPSLEHLIYKLKKHRNTLAHDNVEMSVQDLTSTLTELSGLLAKMLAEAGVRCGTNSQDVDHLTRDVTKYIGGLLAKVREPLDPSDVAYLPQLRQEIKMFRSHITEEVKQMSKQELTDGYKLLYQIVPAPWLLLNINYNPSLAFTRLRLLEDPVIGARPSHAAKGQDSTRPSNAAKGQDINYEDILSMRREDGRVLQCVLLTGEGGMGKTTLLKLILEKWAEDPAAIRHKGTVNLVFYVQCRDIHLNTFDDLLHQLLQQTLSDSGADFQLFKEIILSLNILVLIDGYDEVNDHSGRLVKELLHLPGKDVRLVITTRPGWDQQLSQLVPHTRPRCNILVLGITPERRVEFAERTIKVLVEEECQRSVITGRFTQRLEQMSQFLGEYLNTPLTLTLLALLCVEAPKEFNNLTTNTQVYEKIHDFITSKLVSRLTDKHVANPKGKCDQFLLFFEEISLRGIQRQEYDLWPETEAEIREKCDTLGLPQEEVLSNYFSRTSYRRGLSVVWVFGYFHARYQEYCASRRLVDLLLKAEQDRGDPASHRVSGESSIIIDLLEDVVRKEKRSLGDHLRRSKFDISDVEEELVECPRWENILVSTTGVLCARGLEHKFITHIIDLCKMVTYTTDELLKHVAESRGSEHVIQAVCEKQRTEHRWTIFSVDSCVVLPLVLKKETPKNIYLNIYDPSQLKWDGSDNFALSVLAKMKVTITLDLYYSLDSKETSDITKQCLERLTAPGSKCTLEEFDGRLSEAAIPLLPHTLKSLTLYLTLHQLPVLIRHLPHLPHLQNLVIILEATGYVDPDTLDATGYVDPDTLDATGYVDPDTLDATGYVDPDTLDATGYVDPDTLDATGYVNPDTLDATGYVDPDTLGATGYVDPDTLDATSYVNPDTLDATGYVDPDTLGATGYVDPDTLDTLPYQGRTLRLFINWDLTDDDPAIDWCCHLVAQLCPPSRGRYSDLHFRHTRFTSVSGERLLRGLHRRGVTGDELWFRIEDSEDSVDSEDKKYLRELAASLNNFNNVKIW